A single window of Vigna unguiculata cultivar IT97K-499-35 chromosome 1, ASM411807v1, whole genome shotgun sequence DNA harbors:
- the LOC114190547 gene encoding uncharacterized protein LOC114190547 — MSAGPSQFLPPHIREWSLEDFLQHHPTKFNGKVSPDEADQWMKDMERVFEAKRCPAEKRLSYTVYMLIGEVEHWWASMKLMLEEKREEVSWDVFKKCFLTEYFPDSIWYAKEVEFLQLVHGNMFVAEYTEKFKHLGRFHTITVDKEWRCRKFENGLRGDIKLMVAPLSIKDFLTLVEKARVMEKLKAEVEV; from the coding sequence ATGTCAGCTGGCCCTTCACAATTCCTACCTCCTCATATCAGAGAATGGAGTTTGGAGGATTTTTTGCAACACCATCCCACCAAGTTTAATGGAAAAGTCAGTCCTGACGAAGCTGATCAATGGATGAAGGATATGGAAAGGGTGTTTGAAGCTAAGAGATGCCCTGCAGAAAAGAGGTTGTCTTATACTGTTTATATGCTCATCGGTGAAGTCGAGCATTGGTGGGCGAGTATGAAGTTGATGTTGGAAGAGAAAAGAGAGGAAGTGTCTTGGGATGTGTTCAAAAAGTGTTTCCTGACAGAATATTTCCCAGATAGTATCTGGTATGCTAAGGAAGTTGAATTTCTCCAATTGGTACATGGAAACATGTTCGTGGCAGAATATACAGAAAAATTTAAACATCTGGGACGTTTCCATACCATAACTGTTGACAAAGAATGGAGATGTCGGAAGTTTGAAAATGGCCTTAGAGGTGACATTAAGTTAATGGTGGCACCCCTATCTATTAAGGATTTCCTTACCTTAGTAGAGAAAGCCAGAGTTATGGAGAAGCTCAAAGCAGAAGTAGAAGTCTAA